A stretch of the Methylacidiphilum caldifontis genome encodes the following:
- the ilvD gene encoding dihydroxy-acid dehydratase translates to MNKDKDMSSGLVEEETKKPKSSKQSLHRAYSSAIFDGIVRSPNRSMLYPLGFSSNDLSQKDLIGVASTWSQVTPCNMHIDKLAREAALGTSEAGGKALIFNTITISDGISMGTAGMKYSLVSREVIADSIETVVCCEGMDGLVALGGCDKNMPGCLIAIARLNRPAVFVYGGTILPGCYGGQNLDIVSVFEAVGAYSGGKISQEELLAIEQHAIPGPGSCGGMYTANTMACAIEALGMSLPNSSTHPAVSIDKSEDARSAGKAVLNLIELGIRPRDILTKKAFENAITVVIALGGSTNAILHLLAIAHAAEVDLNLDDFDRIGKNVPVLADLKPSGKYSVADLSQIGGLAPLMKRLLNYGLLHGDCLTVTGKSLEQNLAHVPDYPPSQTLIRPFSDPIKKDSHLVILYGNLAPNGAVAKITGKEGKKFSGIARPFDSEEKALEKILDGTIKAGDVVVIRYEGPKGGPGMREMLAPTSAIMGKGLGKDVALITDGRFSGGTHGFVVGHVCPEAAVGGPIAVVEDGDRITIDAEKKEITLHVSPTVIQSRLSQWTAPPLHVKGVLYKFAKTVSQANLGAVTDLF, encoded by the coding sequence ATGAATAAAGATAAAGATATGTCCTCCGGTCTTGTAGAAGAAGAAACAAAGAAGCCAAAAAGCTCAAAACAAAGTCTGCATAGGGCTTACTCCTCAGCGATTTTCGATGGCATTGTCCGTTCTCCCAACCGGTCGATGCTTTATCCTTTAGGCTTTTCTTCAAACGACTTATCACAAAAAGATCTTATCGGAGTGGCATCGACTTGGAGTCAGGTTACCCCTTGCAACATGCATATCGATAAGCTTGCCCGGGAAGCAGCTTTGGGAACTTCCGAAGCTGGAGGAAAAGCCCTCATATTCAATACGATCACCATTTCAGACGGGATATCGATGGGCACAGCGGGCATGAAATATTCCCTTGTGTCCAGGGAAGTCATTGCCGATTCCATTGAAACGGTGGTTTGTTGTGAAGGCATGGATGGACTTGTGGCCCTGGGAGGGTGTGACAAAAACATGCCAGGTTGCCTGATCGCTATAGCCAGGTTAAATAGGCCTGCCGTATTCGTTTATGGAGGAACAATTTTACCGGGTTGTTATGGAGGGCAAAATCTTGATATCGTTTCAGTTTTCGAAGCGGTTGGAGCCTATTCAGGGGGAAAGATTTCCCAAGAAGAACTCTTAGCTATTGAACAGCATGCCATACCTGGACCTGGATCCTGTGGAGGCATGTATACAGCGAACACCATGGCTTGTGCCATTGAGGCCCTTGGGATGTCGCTTCCTAATAGCTCTACTCATCCTGCAGTTTCAATCGATAAAAGCGAAGATGCACGCTCTGCAGGCAAAGCCGTACTTAATCTTATCGAGCTTGGTATAAGACCTAGAGATATCCTAACTAAAAAGGCTTTTGAAAATGCCATCACTGTAGTTATCGCTTTGGGAGGCTCGACCAATGCTATCCTTCATCTTCTTGCTATTGCTCATGCAGCAGAAGTTGATCTCAACCTTGATGACTTCGATCGCATCGGGAAAAATGTTCCTGTTTTGGCCGATCTTAAACCGTCTGGGAAATATTCCGTTGCTGATCTTTCCCAAATTGGAGGGTTGGCTCCACTGATGAAACGGTTGCTCAATTATGGACTTCTGCATGGAGATTGTCTTACTGTTACCGGTAAGAGCTTGGAACAAAATCTTGCCCATGTTCCCGATTATCCTCCTTCTCAAACCCTTATACGACCCTTTTCTGATCCGATTAAAAAAGACAGCCATCTTGTTATTCTTTACGGGAACCTTGCTCCAAATGGAGCCGTAGCAAAGATAACCGGTAAGGAGGGCAAAAAGTTTAGCGGTATAGCCCGCCCTTTTGATTCCGAAGAAAAGGCTCTAGAAAAAATTCTCGATGGAACCATTAAGGCAGGAGATGTCGTTGTCATTCGCTACGAAGGGCCCAAAGGTGGACCTGGCATGCGTGAAATGCTTGCACCCACTTCAGCGATCATGGGCAAAGGGCTAGGCAAAGATGTCGCTCTTATTACCGATGGTCGGTTTTCTGGAGGCACACATGGTTTTGTTGTCGGTCATGTTTGCCCTGAAGCTGCAGTTGGGGGACCTATAGCTGTGGTAGAAGATGGGGATCGAATCACTATTGATGCTGAAAAAAAAGAAATTACTCTCCATGTCAGTCCAACTGTCATTCAAAGTCGACTCTCTCAATGGACAGCTCCTCCCCTCCATGTTAAAGGGGTATTGTACAAGTTTGCAAAAACGGTAAGCCAGGCTAATCTTGGAGCGGTGACTGACCTGTTCTAA
- the trmFO gene encoding methylenetetrahydrofolate--tRNA-(uracil(54)-C(5))-methyltransferase (FADH(2)-oxidizing) TrmFO codes for MKDCSKKGVIVIGGGLAGSEAAWQIAQRGVPVFLYEMRPFETTGAHSTDHLAEIVCSNSLGSNLLSNASGLLLQELRILNSLLVRIADSCALPAGKALAVDREKFSLTVTQHILKHPLITLIRKEVVDLPTGTVCIIATGPLTSPRFAEKLQQLIQSPFLYFYDALCPLIDAHSIDFNYTFKASRYSDSNSSADYINCPLTQDQYIELSQELAQGERVKLHDFEKEIFFEGCLPIEIMAKRGLHTLRFGPLRPTGLMDPRTKKRPYAVVQLRQDNIAASLYNMVGFQTNLTFKEQDRIFRIIPALQKAEFVRYGQLHRNTFINSPKVLFPTLQFKILPLLFFAGQLAGFEGYAGNIASGLVAGINGARIFQGQEPLVFPRQTMIGELVWYMTHADPEYFQPMKANFGLFNVSLEDNLPQDKISRTLALSQRSLKKIEALARQINEGYS; via the coding sequence GTGAAAGATTGCTCGAAAAAGGGAGTTATTGTTATAGGAGGCGGACTAGCAGGTTCGGAGGCCGCTTGGCAGATAGCTCAAAGAGGAGTCCCTGTTTTTCTTTATGAAATGCGACCTTTCGAAACCACTGGAGCGCATTCTACCGATCATCTTGCTGAAATAGTCTGCAGCAATTCCTTGGGTTCGAACCTACTGAGCAATGCTTCAGGATTGCTCCTTCAAGAACTGCGGATATTAAATTCTCTTCTTGTTAGAATTGCAGACAGCTGTGCTTTGCCAGCAGGAAAAGCTCTTGCCGTAGATAGAGAAAAGTTTTCTCTAACCGTAACTCAACATATCTTAAAACATCCTTTAATCACCCTTATAAGAAAAGAAGTTGTTGATCTGCCCACTGGCACGGTTTGTATAATTGCAACAGGTCCTTTAACAAGCCCACGCTTTGCAGAGAAATTGCAACAACTCATCCAATCTCCTTTCCTCTATTTTTATGATGCCCTTTGTCCCCTTATCGATGCTCATTCCATTGACTTCAATTATACGTTCAAGGCTTCGCGCTACTCTGATTCCAACAGCTCAGCCGACTACATCAATTGCCCCTTAACTCAAGACCAATATATAGAGTTGAGTCAAGAACTGGCCCAAGGGGAAAGAGTAAAACTCCATGACTTTGAAAAAGAAATTTTTTTTGAAGGTTGTCTGCCCATCGAAATTATGGCTAAAAGAGGGCTTCATACTTTAAGGTTCGGTCCCCTGCGCCCTACCGGATTAATGGATCCAAGAACTAAAAAAAGACCCTATGCCGTGGTCCAGCTCCGGCAAGATAATATAGCGGCTTCCCTCTACAATATGGTTGGATTTCAAACCAACCTTACTTTTAAAGAACAGGACCGGATCTTTAGGATTATCCCCGCATTGCAAAAAGCTGAATTTGTCCGGTATGGGCAGCTTCATCGAAACACTTTCATAAACAGTCCCAAAGTCCTTTTCCCTACCCTTCAATTTAAGATACTGCCCCTTCTTTTTTTTGCGGGCCAACTGGCAGGTTTTGAAGGCTATGCAGGAAATATAGCCAGTGGACTCGTTGCGGGTATCAATGGGGCAAGAATTTTTCAAGGTCAAGAACCCCTTGTTTTTCCAAGACAAACCATGATCGGAGAACTTGTCTGGTACATGACCCATGCAGATCCAGAGTATTTCCAGCCTATGAAAGCCAATTTTGGCTTGTTTAACGTTTCTTTGGAAGACAACCTACCCCAAGATAAAATATCCCGAACTCTTGCTTTAAGTCAGAGAAGTTTAAAAAAAATAGAAGCTTTGGCCAGGCAAATTAATGAAGGGTATTCTTGA
- the pheT gene encoding phenylalanine--tRNA ligase subunit beta, whose translation MKISINWLKDYIELEQPLSAIVEKLTMGGVEVEEIKEVGITEQNIIVGEIVSWEIHPNADRLRLCQVFTGTETLKVVCGAKNFDRGDKVALALPGAVLPGGIQIGERKIRGERSYGMLCSEKELGLSDASEGIMILSKDAVVGSALSSIFPKDHILDLEITPNRSDLLSYIGIARELAALGSGKLKALSFLTHQPFEIPARGFGRLTIENEKKCPFYSGCLLENVHVGPSPHWLASRLKASGFRPINVVVDITNYVLLETGEPLHAFDADRFGSFDIHVRDGRLGEIFVGLDGGQYELNESDLVISSPNRVEALAGVLGGAGSAITDSTTSVLLESAWFDPLSIQQSSTRLGVVSESSFRFSRKVDPQIVIPARNRAVELLKRLTGASLIDYVQSGTLPLEKKGIKLRKKKLQEFTVCYWPEEEVEDKLRSLGLTLKAKTEEMFWWEIPSFRQDLEIEEDLIEELVRLKGFSDFPSRIPSGFALPSQAEKEWDKVLSLKQVLASKGYHECITIPLVSDDEQTAKLSLSNPSSIHYAKLRCSFLDSLLSVANTNWRRGNKEIKIFEVGNLFFNIEGVVHEELSLGILVAGEMGSLHWMEGRRKVDFYDLKQIIDYLEDKKGFFKEDRRYLKEINIDFIRGLDLPLPCFYAEYSLEEWKKRKDEIPLYRPLPTQPSIRRDIAIIVDKEIVHEEILKAIGEQRVPFLETVELFDIFEDLQGSRIAQTKKSMTYALTFRAPDRTLTDDEINIIIVNIKEELKKRIGCSFRE comes from the coding sequence ATGAAAATATCCATTAACTGGCTTAAGGATTACATAGAGTTGGAGCAACCGCTTTCTGCCATTGTTGAAAAGTTGACCATGGGGGGGGTGGAAGTTGAGGAAATCAAGGAGGTTGGGATAACTGAACAAAATATTATTGTTGGGGAGATTGTCAGTTGGGAAATCCATCCCAACGCGGACAGGTTAAGATTGTGCCAGGTTTTTACAGGGACAGAAACATTAAAGGTGGTTTGTGGGGCTAAGAACTTTGATAGGGGTGATAAGGTGGCGCTAGCTTTGCCTGGCGCGGTGCTTCCTGGGGGCATACAGATTGGTGAGAGAAAAATTCGTGGAGAACGTTCATATGGGATGCTTTGTTCTGAAAAGGAACTTGGACTTTCCGACGCTTCAGAAGGGATAATGATTTTATCGAAAGATGCGGTTGTAGGCTCTGCTCTTTCTTCGATTTTTCCTAAGGATCACATTCTTGATCTTGAAATTACCCCGAATCGGTCCGATCTTCTTAGTTATATTGGCATTGCTCGGGAACTTGCTGCCTTAGGATCGGGAAAACTTAAAGCTCTAAGCTTTTTGACTCATCAACCTTTTGAGATCCCTGCTCGGGGTTTTGGCCGGCTAACTATTGAAAATGAAAAAAAATGTCCTTTTTATTCGGGTTGTTTGCTTGAGAATGTCCATGTGGGTCCCTCTCCCCATTGGCTTGCTTCAAGACTGAAAGCGAGCGGGTTCAGGCCGATCAATGTTGTCGTAGACATTACCAATTATGTTCTTCTTGAAACGGGTGAACCTCTTCATGCCTTTGATGCCGACCGGTTTGGTTCTTTTGACATTCATGTCAGAGATGGTCGGCTAGGAGAAATTTTTGTGGGATTGGATGGAGGGCAATATGAGTTAAACGAATCGGACCTCGTGATATCGAGTCCCAATCGAGTGGAAGCCTTGGCGGGCGTTTTGGGAGGAGCTGGCTCGGCCATTACTGATTCGACAACTTCTGTACTTCTTGAATCGGCTTGGTTTGATCCTCTTTCTATTCAACAAAGTTCAACTCGGCTTGGAGTTGTGAGCGAATCGTCCTTTCGGTTCTCAAGAAAAGTAGATCCCCAGATCGTTATACCTGCGAGGAACCGAGCGGTTGAGCTACTTAAAAGACTTACGGGGGCAAGCCTTATTGACTATGTGCAGTCGGGGACTCTTCCCCTGGAAAAAAAGGGTATAAAGCTACGGAAAAAAAAGCTCCAGGAATTTACCGTTTGTTATTGGCCTGAAGAAGAAGTGGAAGATAAACTCAGATCTTTGGGATTAACCTTAAAAGCAAAGACCGAGGAGATGTTTTGGTGGGAGATCCCTTCGTTTCGTCAGGACCTTGAAATTGAAGAAGATCTTATTGAGGAACTGGTTAGACTCAAAGGATTTTCAGATTTTCCTTCAAGGATTCCCTCAGGTTTTGCTTTGCCTTCCCAGGCAGAAAAAGAGTGGGATAAGGTTCTTAGTCTTAAGCAGGTTCTTGCTTCAAAGGGATACCACGAATGTATAACCATTCCCTTAGTAAGCGATGATGAGCAAACAGCCAAGCTTTCTTTATCCAATCCCTCTTCCATCCATTATGCAAAGCTGCGGTGTTCTTTCCTCGATTCTTTGTTGAGTGTGGCCAATACGAATTGGAGACGGGGCAATAAAGAAATAAAGATTTTTGAAGTAGGCAATCTTTTTTTTAACATTGAAGGGGTGGTTCATGAAGAGCTGAGCTTAGGCATACTTGTTGCTGGAGAAATGGGTTCGCTCCATTGGATGGAGGGTCGAAGAAAAGTAGATTTTTATGACTTAAAGCAGATTATCGATTATCTTGAAGACAAAAAAGGGTTTTTCAAAGAAGATCGTCGGTATTTAAAAGAAATTAATATTGATTTTATTCGAGGATTAGATCTCCCCTTACCCTGTTTTTACGCCGAGTATTCTCTTGAAGAATGGAAGAAAAGAAAAGATGAAATCCCCCTCTATAGACCTCTACCTACTCAACCCTCTATTCGAAGGGATATCGCTATCATTGTGGATAAGGAAATTGTGCATGAAGAAATTCTTAAAGCGATTGGTGAGCAAAGGGTTCCTTTTTTGGAAACTGTAGAGCTGTTTGATATTTTCGAAGATTTGCAAGGCAGCCGCATAGCTCAAACCAAGAAGTCTATGACCTATGCTTTGACATTTCGAGCACCTGATCGCACTTTGACAGATGACGAAATAAATATTATAATAGTAAACATAAAGGAAGAGCTAAAAAAAAGGATTGGCTGTAGTTTTAGGGAATAA
- a CDS encoding outer membrane beta-barrel protein, with the protein MKKNKWTFKALGLSVLFFALGLGFHHLKAEEVESTGIAEGDEIAVSKDSDAKYQESKKAMEKAGGEAKRVVGAWYIAGGAGTGFVGANDGFVNPGGPITVNTNFSTVLGVLGGYHWLDTETHLAWTVEAEAAYIGTGHYLSLPSMNTALNIGAFMVNGTVGYHIGNFEPYVGFGVGAVVVNAEVASANIGTNWAFAFQPIAGVRYFITAHWLAAAQFEWIWTDTLSGYNIGATQVTIGHAMIPLGLLAIGYAF; encoded by the coding sequence GTGAAGAAGAATAAATGGACTTTCAAGGCACTTGGGCTTAGCGTTTTATTCTTTGCCTTGGGATTGGGCTTTCATCACCTGAAAGCCGAGGAGGTAGAATCAACGGGTATAGCTGAAGGGGATGAAATAGCGGTAAGTAAAGATAGCGATGCGAAGTATCAGGAAAGTAAAAAGGCGATGGAAAAAGCTGGGGGAGAAGCCAAACGTGTTGTTGGAGCTTGGTACATTGCTGGAGGCGCGGGCACCGGTTTTGTAGGAGCTAACGATGGTTTTGTTAATCCTGGTGGGCCTATTACTGTCAATACTAATTTTAGCACAGTTTTAGGAGTCCTTGGAGGTTACCACTGGTTAGATACCGAAACCCATCTGGCCTGGACAGTGGAAGCTGAAGCAGCCTATATTGGCACAGGGCATTATCTAAGCCTTCCGAGCATGAATACCGCCCTTAATATTGGCGCTTTCATGGTCAACGGCACAGTTGGTTATCACATCGGTAATTTTGAACCCTATGTCGGATTCGGAGTTGGGGCAGTTGTTGTGAATGCTGAAGTGGCAAGTGCTAACATTGGGACAAATTGGGCTTTTGCTTTTCAGCCCATAGCGGGTGTCCGCTATTTCATAACTGCACATTGGCTTGCTGCTGCCCAGTTCGAGTGGATCTGGACGGATACGCTTTCTGGATATAATATTGGGGCCACCCAAGTTACTATTGGCCATGCCATGATACCCCTTGGGCTTTTGGCCATTGGTTATGCTTTCTAG
- the trmB gene encoding tRNA (guanine(46)-N(7))-methyltransferase TrmB, with protein sequence MVDQFCFYPESKTLEVETQDPLLASLPQGGNEIDSNSIFGQTVPFILDLGAGEGSFALAYALQNSGGYVLAIEKKISRVRKIVRKAKNLNLKNLKVLHFYWELFLKDYCKSSAVDEIHILFPDPWPKRRHHNRRTLNFQSIESISRVLKPKGLCRLVTDNQDYFLAVTKLFNLSADFELITPKKNYPESLFEQRFKKMGIPYFQALWEKKAAKGCP encoded by the coding sequence ATGGTTGATCAGTTCTGTTTCTATCCAGAGAGCAAAACCCTTGAAGTAGAAACCCAAGACCCTTTGTTGGCAAGCCTTCCACAGGGGGGAAATGAGATCGACTCAAACTCTATATTCGGACAAACTGTTCCATTTATTCTTGATTTAGGAGCAGGGGAAGGGTCTTTTGCCCTAGCCTATGCCCTGCAAAACTCAGGTGGCTATGTTTTAGCCATAGAAAAAAAAATAAGTCGGGTGAGGAAAATAGTAAGAAAAGCCAAAAACTTAAATTTAAAAAATCTAAAGGTGCTTCATTTTTATTGGGAGCTCTTTTTAAAAGATTATTGTAAAAGCTCTGCTGTAGATGAAATTCATATTCTTTTTCCTGATCCCTGGCCTAAAAGAAGACATCATAACAGAAGAACATTAAATTTCCAAAGTATCGAGTCGATATCCAGGGTACTTAAACCAAAAGGTTTATGCCGGCTTGTTACAGATAACCAAGATTATTTTTTAGCTGTAACAAAACTGTTTAACTTGTCAGCTGATTTTGAACTTATAACGCCAAAAAAGAATTATCCTGAAAGCCTATTTGAACAAAGGTTTAAAAAAATGGGCATCCCTTACTTTCAAGCTTTGTGGGAAAAAAAAGCCGCTAAAGGATGCCCTTAA
- a CDS encoding dUTPase codes for MTPTQDKLERIFELQEKLNLKIGVDPKSMDQESKMQWLLNYTRAISQELAELVDCIPWKWWAKYQKPDLQNARVEVVDLLHFLVSTAQLLDMSADDLFEAYTKKHLVNVKRIDGGYHSKDENDCKHI; via the coding sequence ATGACACCTACACAGGATAAACTTGAGCGGATATTTGAACTGCAGGAAAAATTAAATTTGAAAATTGGGGTGGACCCTAAAAGCATGGATCAAGAATCGAAAATGCAGTGGCTTTTAAACTATACCCGTGCGATTAGCCAAGAGTTAGCTGAATTGGTCGATTGTATCCCATGGAAATGGTGGGCAAAGTATCAGAAACCAGACCTGCAGAATGCAAGGGTGGAAGTTGTCGATCTGTTGCACTTTCTAGTTTCCACGGCCCAACTCTTAGACATGAGTGCAGACGATCTTTTTGAAGCTTACACCAAAAAACATCTTGTAAATGTTAAAAGAATTGATGGGGGCTATCATTCCAAAGACGAAAACGATTGCAAGCATATTTGA
- a CDS encoding thiol-disulfide oxidoreductase DCC family protein, whose protein sequence is MNHNFSTPDNKKDKQIIFFDGICALCNSFVSFVLRKDKDHCFVFAPRQGKLFENFKEYMSDEQKRVDSIVLCRYKDGRWEFLTESKAVIEILKCLAGFRFLAKVLGCLPRPFLDKVYRTVAKNRYQWFGKRESCRLPTAEERKFFFD, encoded by the coding sequence GTGAATCATAATTTTTCTACCCCAGACAACAAAAAAGATAAACAAATTATCTTTTTCGATGGGATCTGTGCTTTATGCAATTCTTTTGTTTCGTTTGTACTAAGAAAAGATAAGGATCATTGTTTTGTCTTTGCTCCAAGGCAGGGCAAGTTGTTCGAGAATTTTAAGGAATATATGAGTGATGAACAGAAAAGGGTGGATTCAATCGTTCTTTGTCGGTATAAGGATGGACGATGGGAGTTTCTTACTGAATCAAAGGCTGTAATTGAGATTTTAAAGTGCCTGGCTGGCTTTCGTTTCCTGGCCAAGGTACTTGGCTGTTTGCCTCGGCCATTTCTGGATAAAGTATACAGAACAGTAGCAAAAAATCGCTATCAATGGTTTGGGAAAAGGGAAAGTTGCAGGCTACCTACCGCTGAGGAAAGAAAATTTTTTTTTGATTGA
- a CDS encoding dolichyl-phosphate beta-glucosyltransferase — translation MTLFSVVLPVYNEEKVIQAVSQSICRFAQEHPQYEFVFVNDGSTDNTGMLLKTSLNEFRTKQVQLIDYKTNRGKGFAIREGFKHTTGDHFCFLDGDLAYPLDYLPQFEEKLQNCDIAIGSRVSEKKGKSWDRSLRRKVLGFCFNKLVSSILGLPYSDTQAGLKAFRRDVAERLFKMQKIEGFSFDVELIFLARKLGYKIVEIPVKVSPTHSYKHSKIKLFGDSLRMLKELLQIKHFDSIGEYDRQNLP, via the coding sequence ATGACCTTATTCAGCGTCGTTCTTCCCGTTTATAACGAAGAGAAAGTTATTCAAGCCGTCAGCCAGTCTATCTGCCGTTTTGCTCAAGAACATCCTCAATACGAATTTGTGTTTGTCAATGACGGATCGACGGATAATACGGGTATGTTGCTTAAAACCTCATTAAATGAGTTCCGGACAAAGCAAGTCCAGCTTATTGATTATAAAACCAATAGAGGAAAAGGCTTCGCAATCAGGGAGGGTTTTAAGCATACCACAGGTGATCATTTCTGTTTTCTGGATGGGGATTTAGCTTATCCGCTCGATTATCTGCCTCAATTCGAAGAAAAATTGCAAAATTGTGACATCGCTATAGGCAGTAGGGTATCAGAGAAAAAAGGGAAAAGTTGGGATAGAAGCTTGAGAAGAAAAGTCCTTGGTTTCTGTTTCAATAAACTGGTCAGCTCTATCCTTGGACTTCCCTATTCTGATACCCAAGCTGGGCTTAAGGCTTTTCGAAGGGATGTTGCCGAAAGACTTTTCAAAATGCAAAAAATCGAGGGCTTTTCTTTTGACGTTGAACTCATTTTTTTAGCAAGGAAACTGGGATACAAAATTGTTGAAATTCCTGTTAAAGTATCACCAACCCATTCCTACAAACATTCTAAAATCAAACTTTTTGGTGATTCTTTGCGTATGTTAAAAGAACTGCTGCAAATCAAACATTTTGACAGCATCGGTGAATATGACCGGCAAAATCTACCTTAA
- a CDS encoding polysaccharide deacetylase family protein, which produces MTGKIYLNFDLEEFDIPCEYGQPLDEEKQFEVSSEGLKYLLDLLQKKGLIATFFITASFALKKPSLTETLLKLGHEIASHGLDHSPSGKEEDLFLSKKILEELCSTQVLGYRSPRFRPVDCPSLVASGYIYNSSINPTWLPGRYNYLHYPRKIFFEQGIIQIPISTTPIIRFPLCWLTFKNIPLRIFKILSWVTLKEKGYLNVFFHPWEFAEIKSYAMPKAAKSIDGKTLLKRLEDYISWLQSFETSFARLSDVVHPENSPKIK; this is translated from the coding sequence ATGACCGGCAAAATCTACCTTAACTTTGATCTTGAAGAGTTCGATATTCCTTGCGAATACGGACAACCCCTAGATGAAGAAAAACAATTTGAGGTGTCTTCCGAAGGATTGAAATATCTTCTGGATTTGTTGCAAAAAAAAGGGCTCATAGCCACTTTTTTTATCACCGCCTCTTTTGCTTTAAAAAAACCCTCCCTTACTGAAACCCTTCTCAAGCTTGGGCATGAGATCGCTTCTCACGGATTGGACCACAGCCCCTCTGGAAAAGAAGAAGATCTTTTCCTTTCCAAGAAAATTCTTGAAGAGCTCTGCTCCACTCAGGTTTTAGGCTACCGTAGCCCTAGATTCAGACCCGTTGATTGTCCTTCTCTAGTTGCTTCCGGATACATCTATAACTCCTCGATTAACCCAACATGGCTTCCTGGAAGATATAATTACCTTCACTATCCTCGAAAAATTTTCTTCGAACAAGGCATTATCCAGATTCCAATCTCGACTACGCCAATCATTCGCTTCCCTCTCTGTTGGCTTACTTTTAAAAACATACCTCTACGAATCTTTAAAATTCTTTCATGGGTAACCCTGAAGGAAAAAGGCTATCTTAACGTTTTTTTTCATCCTTGGGAATTTGCAGAGATTAAAAGCTATGCAATGCCCAAAGCCGCAAAATCCATAGATGGGAAAACCCTATTAAAAAGATTAGAAGATTATATAAGCTGGCTACAATCCTTTGAAACTTCCTTTGCCCGGCTCAGCGATGTCGTGCACCCTGAAAATAGCCCTAAAATAAAATGA
- a CDS encoding glycosyltransferase family 87 protein: protein MKTQPLFSKEQWAGYALWAILFVVICLMIAHNPTQRTVSLAYIQAAERFIEKAPLYEKEGIHGFLYFPHFALFFCPFAFLAPLPREILWRLFSLGLFIGAIQKVSSSFFPLLKPKAFLYFSLLVMVSAMASLRNGQTNLALAAVLLLAFVSCGEKKWIQAAFFFFISLILKPIALYPFLYAAFFFPAFRKTALATILLFILFPFLFSLNDLHYVYEQYLLFFKRMLTVSQPTEANFADIQGLLFAFSVKLSSSLSLLIRLLGAIGTILLGMAFDKKNPSLFSVLLYSFSTAYLLLFNPRTELNSYVFLGLSMAFFSLYFLSTEKKQKAAFLFILLTPLLGIEALGGTFVRLGLWLKPAICLFVQSLLVFLLIKKRLCCPLPSNPDREPPFL from the coding sequence ATGAAAACCCAACCCCTCTTTTCAAAAGAACAATGGGCAGGCTATGCTTTGTGGGCCATTCTTTTTGTGGTCATCTGTCTTATGATCGCCCACAACCCAACGCAACGAACTGTCAGTTTAGCTTATATTCAAGCCGCTGAGCGATTCATCGAGAAAGCTCCCTTGTACGAAAAAGAGGGCATTCATGGTTTTCTCTATTTTCCCCATTTTGCACTTTTTTTTTGTCCTTTTGCTTTCTTGGCCCCACTGCCACGAGAAATTTTATGGAGACTCTTTTCTCTGGGTCTTTTTATTGGGGCTATTCAAAAAGTGAGCTCTTCTTTTTTCCCACTCCTCAAACCAAAGGCTTTCTTATATTTCTCCTTGCTTGTCATGGTTAGCGCCATGGCTTCTTTGAGGAACGGCCAAACTAATCTTGCCCTGGCTGCAGTACTACTCCTTGCTTTCGTTAGCTGTGGTGAAAAAAAATGGATTCAAGCAGCTTTTTTTTTCTTTATTAGTCTCATTCTTAAACCCATTGCCCTATATCCTTTTTTATATGCCGCCTTTTTTTTCCCCGCTTTCAGAAAAACAGCCTTGGCAACCATTCTCCTTTTTATTCTTTTCCCTTTCCTCTTTTCTTTAAACGACCTGCACTATGTCTATGAACAATATCTTTTGTTCTTTAAACGGATGCTTACCGTCTCTCAACCCACCGAAGCCAATTTCGCTGATATCCAGGGACTCCTTTTTGCATTCAGTGTGAAACTTTCCTCTTCCCTCTCGCTGTTAATCCGGCTCCTTGGAGCTATAGGAACAATTCTTCTTGGCATGGCTTTTGATAAAAAGAATCCTTCCTTGTTCTCTGTTCTACTCTATTCTTTTTCAACGGCTTATCTGCTCCTTTTCAATCCTCGAACCGAACTTAACTCTTATGTGTTTCTAGGCCTGTCCATGGCTTTTTTTTCTCTTTACTTTTTATCAACCGAAAAAAAACAAAAAGCGGCCTTTCTTTTCATCCTTTTGACTCCTCTTTTAGGAATAGAAGCTTTGGGAGGGACATTCGTTAGGCTAGGGCTATGGTTGAAACCTGCAATTTGCCTCTTTGTCCAAAGTCTTTTGGTCTTTCTCCTCATTAAAAAACGACTCTGCTGTCCTCTCCCATCAAACCCGGATAGGGAACCCCCTTTTCTTTAA